In a genomic window of Methylobacter sp. YRD-M1:
- a CDS encoding aminotransferase class I/II-fold pyridoxal phosphate-dependent enzyme: protein MSLTKIEQLFNAKLTELQQQGVSKGNEKIITGRQAATDGLGPRYFLEGCADQAFLRMNSNAYLGLTGHPRLIKAEAEAAERFGTGPGAVRFISGTYQPHVELEKKLAEFHGRDASMIMSAAYATMMGVLPQFISDETLVVSDALNHNCIINAIRLSHPVRKEVYAHADVDALERILEANKGQVRRVCVVTDGIFSMRGDHAALDRINACCRHHEADYEEGIITVVDDSHGVGAFGRTGRGTEEYTGGKADILIATLGKAFGVNGGYVAASSAVIAYLRETAPLYIYSNPITPAEAAAAVAALDIADSPEGMHLLEKLRSLSSRLRIGLERLGFETLPGEHPIVPILIRDTEKTSALVEHLFAHQILATGLNYPVVPKGEQEIRLQVSADHTEKDMDYLLAVLAEFKQ from the coding sequence ATGTCGCTGACAAAAATTGAGCAGTTATTCAATGCGAAATTAACCGAGCTGCAACAGCAGGGCGTAAGCAAAGGCAATGAGAAAATCATTACCGGCCGGCAAGCGGCAACGGATGGTTTGGGTCCGCGTTATTTTCTGGAAGGCTGCGCGGATCAGGCGTTTTTGCGCATGAATTCCAATGCCTATCTGGGCTTGACCGGACATCCCCGATTAATCAAGGCAGAAGCCGAAGCGGCTGAACGATTCGGCACGGGGCCTGGCGCCGTGCGCTTTATCAGCGGCACTTACCAGCCGCATGTCGAACTGGAGAAAAAACTGGCCGAATTTCACGGGCGCGATGCCTCCATGATTATGAGCGCGGCCTATGCAACCATGATGGGCGTTCTGCCGCAGTTTATCTCTGACGAGACGCTGGTCGTCAGCGACGCGCTGAACCACAACTGCATCATCAATGCGATTCGCCTGTCGCATCCGGTCAGGAAAGAAGTTTACGCACATGCCGATGTCGATGCGCTGGAGCGCATTCTTGAGGCCAATAAAGGCCAAGTCAGGCGCGTCTGCGTCGTGACCGACGGCATTTTCAGCATGCGCGGCGATCATGCAGCGCTTGACCGGATCAATGCCTGCTGCCGGCATCATGAAGCAGATTATGAAGAAGGCATTATCACCGTTGTCGATGACTCGCACGGGGTCGGCGCTTTCGGCCGGACCGGACGCGGTACCGAAGAATATACCGGCGGCAAGGCCGATATCCTGATCGCTACGCTCGGCAAGGCGTTCGGCGTGAACGGCGGCTATGTAGCTGCAAGTTCGGCCGTTATTGCCTATTTGCGTGAAACTGCCCCTTTATATATCTATTCGAACCCGATCACGCCGGCCGAGGCGGCCGCGGCTGTGGCTGCGCTGGATATTGCAGACAGTCCGGAAGGCATGCACCTGTTGGAGAAATTGCGCAGCCTGAGCTCAAGGCTCAGAATCGGGCTGGAACGGCTGGGCTTTGAAACCTTGCCAGGCGAGCATCCTATTGTGCCCATTCTGATCAGAGACACGGAAAAGACCTCGGCTTTGGTGGAACACTTATTCGCGCATCAGATTCTGGCTACGGGGCTCAATTATCCGGTCGTACCGAAAGGCGAGCAGGAAATCAGGTTGCAGGTATCGGCTGATCATACCGAAAAGGATATGGATTATTTATTGGCTGTGCTGGCCGAGTTTAAGCAATAG
- a CDS encoding cupin domain-containing protein, giving the protein MIKIQTITPAGLTLMALTALFAGHMNTASAEEKPALGRTVLLENKVELPSKNINAKTIRVTFPPASKTPEHTHEGPGPRYVTKGKLKVIEGGKTHIYSAGDVFWESGELMSVENVGKGPAEVIIFEMAPAE; this is encoded by the coding sequence ATGATCAAAATTCAGACTATCACCCCCGCTGGACTAACCCTGATGGCACTGACAGCACTATTCGCAGGGCACATGAACACGGCCTCGGCGGAAGAAAAACCGGCATTAGGCAGAACCGTGCTATTGGAAAACAAGGTGGAACTGCCCAGCAAAAATATCAATGCCAAGACAATACGGGTCACCTTCCCGCCCGCTTCTAAAACGCCCGAACATACGCATGAAGGACCAGGCCCCCGCTATGTGACCAAGGGCAAGCTGAAAGTGATCGAGGGCGGCAAAACCCATATTTATTCCGCCGGCGACGTATTCTGGGAATCCGGCGAATTAATGTCGGTAGAGAATGTAGGCAAAGGACCAGCAGAAGTGATCATTTTTGAAATGGCACCAGCCGAATAA
- a CDS encoding response regulator → MISVLLVDDHELVRTGIEALLNAAEDIKVVGVAKSGEEAVDAVVNLSPDVVLMDVNMPGIGGVEACRRILQHDSKVKIIALSVHNDGPIPRQLLKLGVLGFISKGSSAEEMVSAIRKVMEGKRYLCAEVANNLAFQGLSGNSESPFSKLSQREAEVVTLILQGKTIREMADMLILSDKTVNTYRYRLYDKLHIKNDVELTRLAVKFGHIDSALI, encoded by the coding sequence ATGATTAGTGTTTTGCTTGTTGATGATCATGAACTTGTCCGGACCGGTATCGAAGCATTGTTGAATGCTGCTGAGGATATTAAAGTTGTTGGTGTGGCCAAGTCTGGAGAAGAAGCTGTCGATGCAGTTGTTAATCTGTCGCCGGATGTGGTGCTGATGGACGTAAATATGCCCGGCATTGGTGGCGTAGAGGCATGTCGTAGAATTTTACAGCATGATTCTAAAGTAAAAATAATTGCGCTATCAGTCCATAATGATGGACCCATCCCACGTCAATTGCTCAAGCTGGGCGTCCTGGGGTTTATTTCCAAGGGCTCTTCGGCCGAAGAAATGGTGAGTGCAATCCGTAAGGTAATGGAAGGCAAGCGCTATCTGTGCGCGGAAGTGGCCAATAATCTGGCCTTTCAGGGGTTGTCCGGCAATAGTGAATCGCCATTTTCAAAGCTGTCTCAGAGAGAGGCTGAAGTGGTGACTTTAATTCTTCAGGGAAAAACTATCAGGGAAATGGCGGATATGCTGATATTGAGCGACAAAACCGTTAATACCTACCGCTACCGCCTCTATGACAAGCTTCACATAAAAAATGATGTTGAATTAACGCGCCTGGCGGTTAAATTCGGTCATATCGACTCTGCTTTGATTTAG
- a CDS encoding NAD(P)-dependent methylenetetrahydromethanopterin dehydrogenase, with amino-acid sequence MQKRSIIHMLDPMPNNSPFDVNMAMDAGFDVLVPYSNVKLDKVYGLTQDAIFSRGPSGVKRTGIFIGGRDLGLAMDMLDTCKQAMVPPFEVSVLADPSGAFTTAAALVACVEKELKAKHGKELKDCNAVVFGGTGPVGVATGVIASLAGADTALIDHLSIDTALDMAKEYNRRFGCNLKGTYASSEADKARLVANADIIFCTARAGIQVLSADVLNEAKRLKVAGDVNAVPPLGIEGIKLKDMGAPLIHAVNAPGAVGVGALAVGNVKYQLQHELLKSMLETDKPLYLDFRDAFNKARELL; translated from the coding sequence ATGCAGAAACGCAGCATTATTCACATGCTGGACCCTATGCCGAACAACAGCCCGTTCGATGTCAATATGGCAATGGATGCGGGCTTTGATGTGCTCGTGCCTTACAGTAACGTCAAACTGGACAAGGTTTATGGACTGACTCAGGACGCCATATTCTCTCGCGGTCCGTCCGGGGTTAAACGTACCGGCATTTTTATTGGCGGGCGCGATCTGGGCTTGGCCATGGACATGCTGGATACTTGCAAACAGGCTATGGTTCCCCCTTTTGAAGTCTCTGTTCTTGCCGACCCCAGCGGCGCATTCACGACAGCGGCCGCCTTGGTGGCTTGCGTGGAAAAAGAGCTGAAAGCAAAACACGGCAAGGAACTGAAAGATTGCAATGCCGTCGTTTTCGGCGGAACCGGCCCTGTCGGTGTCGCTACAGGCGTCATTGCATCCCTAGCCGGTGCGGATACAGCATTGATTGATCATTTGTCAATCGATACAGCCCTGGATATGGCCAAGGAATACAATCGCCGTTTTGGTTGCAACCTTAAAGGCACATACGCCAGTTCCGAAGCCGATAAAGCCCGACTGGTTGCCAATGCCGACATCATCTTTTGCACCGCAAGAGCCGGCATTCAGGTTTTGAGCGCCGATGTTCTGAATGAAGCAAAACGCTTGAAAGTAGCGGGTGATGTGAATGCGGTTCCGCCGTTGGGAATCGAAGGCATCAAGCTCAAAGACATGGGCGCGCCGCTGATCCATGCCGTCAATGCACCGGGTGCGGTGGGCGTAGGCGCTTTGGCTGTCGGCAATGTTAAATACCAGTTGCAGCATGAATTGCTGAAATCCATGCTGGAAACCGATAAGCCATTGTATCTTGATTTCAGAGATGCCTTTAACAAGGCCCGGGAACTGTTATAA